Proteins from one Candidatus Nitrospira nitrosa genomic window:
- a CDS encoding restriction endonuclease yields the protein MAIPDYQTVMLPLLRFLEDEKEHNIGEVVESLVENFNLSAEESQQLLGSGQQTVLRNRAGWARTYLKKAGLIASTRRGFFRITESGKKVLASKPERIDVKYLERFPEFVAFRELRHERPDEPATTASTSGDATPEEALDSAYQRLRLNLESELLDQVKAASPAFFERLVVELLVRMGYGGTLRDAGQAVGKSGDGGIDGIIKEDRLGLDLIYIQAKRWDGTVGRPEIQKFAGALQGHRARKGVFITTSSFSGDAMEFTSRIESKIVLIDGAALSKHMIDHNVGVSTSRSYEVKKIDSDYFSEE from the coding sequence ATGGCGATACCTGACTACCAGACGGTCATGCTCCCACTTCTTCGTTTCCTGGAAGACGAGAAGGAGCACAACATCGGCGAGGTAGTGGAGTCGCTCGTGGAGAATTTCAACCTCTCGGCGGAGGAGAGTCAGCAACTGCTCGGTAGCGGCCAGCAGACTGTCCTTCGGAACCGCGCCGGTTGGGCGCGTACCTATCTGAAAAAAGCTGGCCTGATTGCCTCGACTCGTCGCGGGTTCTTCCGCATCACCGAGAGCGGTAAGAAGGTTCTTGCCTCGAAGCCTGAGCGAATCGACGTCAAATACTTGGAGCGGTTTCCGGAGTTCGTGGCCTTCCGCGAACTGCGTCACGAGCGACCGGATGAACCTGCGACGACGGCCAGCACTTCTGGTGATGCCACGCCAGAGGAAGCACTTGACTCAGCCTACCAGCGCCTCCGACTCAACCTCGAATCCGAGCTTCTGGATCAAGTGAAGGCGGCTTCTCCTGCATTTTTTGAGCGCCTAGTTGTCGAACTGCTTGTTCGAATGGGTTACGGAGGCACTCTTCGAGATGCCGGACAGGCGGTGGGCAAGAGCGGCGACGGAGGAATCGACGGCATCATCAAGGAGGATCGTCTGGGCCTCGACTTGATCTACATCCAAGCGAAACGCTGGGATGGCACTGTAGGCCGTCCCGAGATTCAGAAGTTTGCCGGGGCGCTACAAGGACACCGAGCACGTAAGGGCGTATTCATAACGACCTCGTCGTTTTCCGGAGATGCCATGGAGTTTACCTCGCGTATCGAAAGCAAGATCGTGCTCATAGATGGAGCGGCACTCTCTAAGCACATGATTGATCACAATGTTGGGGTATCCACTTCTCGCTCGTACGAAGTCAAGAAGATTGATTCCGATTACTTCAGTGAGGAATGA
- a CDS encoding type II toxin-antitoxin system ParD family antitoxin, translated as MGTTRKTITVTEQQDQWIKAQIECGKFTNDSEYIRDLIRRDQDSATFQTLKDAIQEGLDSGISDRTVPQIMEDVEARLRSNGRL; from the coding sequence ATGGGAACGACACGAAAGACGATCACGGTGACAGAACAACAGGATCAATGGATCAAGGCCCAGATCGAATGTGGAAAGTTTACGAACGACAGCGAATACATCCGAGATCTGATTCGACGCGATCAGGATAGCGCCACATTTCAGACGTTGAAAGATGCTATTCAGGAAGGGTTGGACAGCGGAATCAGTGATCGTACTGTGCCACAGATTATGGAGGACGTCGAAGCGCGGCTGAGATCGAATGGCCGGTTATAA
- a CDS encoding type II toxin-antitoxin system RelE/ParE family toxin — protein MAGYNLSSKAAADLESIYEYTILQFGLEQARGYLFGLHERFQALAAHPTQGRRADELAPGLRRVEYQSHIVFYISMDNGIRIVRVLHQRMDVTRHL, from the coding sequence ATGGCCGGTTATAACCTCTCGTCAAAGGCCGCTGCCGATCTCGAGAGTATCTACGAATATACGATCCTTCAGTTTGGGCTGGAGCAGGCGCGGGGTTATCTCTTTGGCTTGCACGAACGGTTTCAGGCGCTAGCAGCGCATCCAACGCAAGGGCGCAGGGCTGATGAACTTGCCCCAGGATTGCGGCGGGTTGAGTATCAGTCCCACATCGTCTTTTATATTTCCATGGACAACGGCATTCGAATCGTGCGTGTACTCCACCAACGCATGGACGTAACACGGCATCTGTAG
- a CDS encoding superinfection immunity protein, with amino-acid sequence MDNDLPSSLYALGATFLYFLPTFLALARGHPNSFLLAIVNLSLGWTVIGWVGALYWSLTKQQRGGES; translated from the coding sequence ATGGACAATGATCTCCCCTCTTCCCTCTACGCCCTGGGTGCGACGTTCTTATATTTCCTTCCAACCTTTCTCGCCCTCGCACGAGGCCACCCCAACTCCTTCCTGCTTGCGATCGTGAATCTCTCGCTCGGATGGACCGTGATCGGCTGGGTGGGTGCGTTGTACTGGTCGCTCACGAAGCAACAACGGGGAGGGGAATCTTGA
- the drt5 gene encoding antiviral reverse transcriptase Drt5 — protein MKDSAEFFLRDYPSTLFPLRTNQFLVEKYAVELKAFIKEKIIDAGGSFQNQQRVFATKRGWFLRRTVKLDPVAEFFLYDLVYRNRSLFRASSNSKRAVFGFLIESGQPVSTLKAYVNFKERVALNRATYKHYAYFDVASYFNHIYHHDLVRWFEDVGATEPDLSLFGKFLREISSGRSVDCLPQGLYPAKMVGASFLSFLEASNRLRSAQTLRLMDDTWIFDNDPRNLVSDFTLVQALLSDRGLSVNDKKSVVLEGYDAAAEMPADLDQMKIDLLRKRREELKESEGYGDEEEYDDDDEDEDPDTLAELTEEEQEYLLSLLKRDNVQEEDAELVLTLMRENSADLMSFLPSLMAGFPALSKKIYQFCGDAEDKTAITDMILEYLESSAQVTEFQLFWFGMTAEDHLLNTPKAAELLRALYENDRATAITKAKILEIADKRFGLPDLRDEHLRTGQSDWLAWSAAIGARVHPKGQRNQLLKYFRKSSPMNLLIGEFVEKCF, from the coding sequence ATGAAAGACAGTGCTGAGTTCTTCTTGCGGGACTACCCTTCGACGCTGTTTCCATTGAGAACGAATCAGTTTCTCGTAGAGAAATATGCAGTCGAGCTGAAGGCTTTCATAAAAGAAAAGATTATCGACGCAGGAGGATCGTTTCAAAACCAGCAACGCGTGTTTGCGACCAAACGAGGATGGTTTCTGCGCCGCACGGTCAAGTTGGATCCTGTAGCGGAGTTCTTTCTATATGATCTTGTCTACCGGAACCGGTCATTATTCAGAGCTTCAAGCAATAGTAAGAGAGCGGTTTTCGGATTTCTCATTGAGAGCGGCCAACCTGTCTCAACGCTAAAAGCATACGTAAATTTTAAAGAACGAGTAGCGTTAAATAGGGCGACCTACAAGCACTATGCGTATTTTGATGTGGCTTCGTACTTCAATCACATCTATCACCACGATCTTGTGAGATGGTTCGAGGACGTTGGGGCGACAGAGCCAGACTTAAGCCTCTTTGGCAAATTCCTCAGAGAGATATCTTCTGGAAGGTCGGTCGACTGTCTTCCCCAGGGGCTCTATCCAGCAAAGATGGTGGGCGCCTCATTCCTGTCTTTCCTAGAGGCATCCAACAGACTGCGCTCTGCGCAAACCCTGCGGCTGATGGACGACACGTGGATTTTCGACAACGACCCACGAAATTTGGTTTCTGACTTCACGCTCGTTCAGGCGCTACTAAGTGACAGAGGCCTATCCGTTAACGACAAGAAGTCGGTGGTACTCGAGGGATATGACGCTGCGGCAGAAATGCCAGCTGATTTAGATCAGATGAAGATCGACCTGCTGAGAAAAAGGCGAGAGGAACTGAAGGAGTCGGAAGGCTACGGCGATGAGGAAGAGTATGATGATGACGACGAGGATGAGGACCCCGACACCTTGGCGGAGCTCACGGAAGAAGAACAAGAGTACCTCCTCTCGCTTCTGAAACGGGACAACGTTCAGGAGGAGGACGCGGAGTTGGTTCTAACTCTCATGCGGGAGAACTCCGCAGACTTGATGAGCTTTCTGCCATCGCTCATGGCTGGATTTCCAGCTTTATCAAAGAAAATTTATCAGTTTTGTGGTGACGCTGAGGACAAGACCGCAATTACAGATATGATCCTCGAATATCTTGAAAGTTCGGCCCAAGTGACGGAGTTTCAGTTGTTTTGGTTTGGCATGACGGCAGAAGATCACCTCCTCAATACACCTAAAGCGGCAGAACTTCTCCGAGCTCTTTATGAAAACGATAGGGCAACAGCTATAACAAAGGCCAAAATACTAGAGATTGCTGACAAACGTTTTGGGTTGCCAGATCTAAGGGACGAGCATCTTCGCACGGGCCAATCGGACTGGCTGGCTTGGTCTGCTGCCATCGGAGCACGAGTTCATCCAAAAGGTCAGAGGAACCAGCTACTCAAGTACTTTCGCAAGTCGTCCCCGATGAATCTCCTGATTGGAGAATTTGTGGAGAAATGCTTTTAG
- a CDS encoding RidA family protein: MNIQGVSTQPDPYAPYLLSQAIKTGPFVFVSGQAGYDDNGKIVDGGFAAQGEQAFLNLKRALTAAGSSLDKVVKVTIFVTDMGQFNDVVDLRRRHFSVPYPADSIVEIKALYTPDAMIEIEAIALTSDSD, encoded by the coding sequence ATGAACATTCAAGGCGTATCCACTCAACCCGACCCCTACGCTCCGTACCTACTCTCGCAGGCGATAAAAACAGGGCCATTTGTATTCGTATCCGGTCAAGCTGGCTACGATGATAATGGGAAGATCGTAGATGGAGGTTTCGCTGCCCAAGGTGAACAAGCATTCTTGAACCTCAAACGCGCGCTTACGGCTGCGGGAAGCTCTTTGGATAAAGTAGTGAAAGTCACGATATTCGTAACTGACATGGGTCAGTTCAACGATGTGGTCGATCTACGCAGAAGGCATTTTTCGGTGCCGTATCCAGCAGACAGTATCGTTGAGATTAAGGCGCTTTATACGCCTGACGCAATGATTGAAATCGAAGCCATCGCGCTCACCAGTGATTCAGACTAG
- the erpA gene encoding iron-sulfur cluster insertion protein ErpA, whose protein sequence is MITITPTAEGKIRELMQEEKDTLGLRVYVKGGGCHGYQYGMAFESVMSEDDTVIEKGDVKVIMDSQSAPLLAGCEVDYMDSVQGSGFAIKNPQAKTTCGCGSSFSA, encoded by the coding sequence ATGATCACCATCACACCGACAGCAGAAGGAAAGATCCGAGAGCTCATGCAGGAAGAAAAGGACACGCTTGGCCTGCGCGTCTACGTAAAGGGCGGCGGGTGCCATGGCTATCAGTACGGGATGGCCTTTGAGTCCGTCATGAGCGAAGACGACACCGTCATTGAAAAAGGTGACGTCAAGGTCATCATGGACTCGCAGAGCGCTCCGCTGCTGGCCGGCTGCGAAGTCGACTACATGGACAGCGTGCAAGGCTCCGGCTTTGCGATCAAGAACCCACAAGCCAAAACGACCTGCGGGTGCGGCAGTTCATTCAGCGCATAA
- a CDS encoding transketolase C-terminal domain-containing protein yields MSDPVIIGTKNKKGQVITDPRIMMNEAPRTPSFFTGSEVIKEAVRRANVDVMVAYPITPQSEAAALCGELFAEGYIGDYFRGESEFAVMSQCAGAAFGGARVFTTTAGPGTMRAMENFPMWAGSRLPIQCIVTCRGINSPLSIQPDTIEIAYLMNTGMLVWHAETAQDFYDWILKGYMVSEEPDVHLPLALCCDGFFVTHTKDVVDLTPVDMCLPPYDPYRSPVPCMDMECPPVRMMRDPFVMKSNYISYATHASWQQEIWAAAERSRKHTIAWLDGLIETEDVDADILIVSSGTAVSQGREAIRLLADEGIRVGLVKIKTLRPWPEEELIEATKHASHIIVPEFNAIGWMAKEIKATIPNSKRVVAGPRVCGGMTLPPEVIVEEVKKAIGMRSGVLAGRGG; encoded by the coding sequence ATGAGCGATCCAGTCATCATCGGAACGAAGAATAAGAAGGGGCAGGTCATCACCGATCCACGCATCATGATGAACGAGGCACCGCGCACCCCGTCGTTTTTTACCGGCAGCGAAGTCATCAAGGAGGCCGTCAGGCGTGCAAACGTCGATGTGATGGTGGCCTATCCCATTACGCCTCAGAGCGAAGCTGCCGCGCTGTGCGGCGAGCTCTTTGCCGAGGGCTATATCGGCGATTATTTCCGCGGGGAGAGTGAATTTGCCGTGATGTCCCAATGCGCCGGCGCCGCCTTCGGCGGGGCCCGTGTCTTCACGACCACCGCCGGGCCTGGGACCATGCGGGCCATGGAAAACTTTCCGATGTGGGCCGGATCCCGATTACCGATCCAATGTATCGTGACCTGTCGCGGCATCAACTCCCCCCTGTCGATCCAACCGGACACGATCGAGATTGCCTACCTCATGAATACGGGCATGCTCGTCTGGCACGCAGAAACCGCACAGGATTTTTACGACTGGATCCTCAAGGGCTACATGGTGTCGGAAGAGCCGGATGTGCATTTGCCCTTGGCCCTCTGTTGCGACGGCTTCTTTGTGACCCATACGAAAGACGTCGTCGACCTCACGCCGGTCGACATGTGCCTGCCGCCCTATGATCCCTATCGCTCACCCGTCCCCTGCATGGATATGGAATGTCCTCCGGTCCGGATGATGCGCGATCCGTTCGTGATGAAGAGCAACTACATCAGCTACGCCACACACGCGAGCTGGCAACAAGAAATCTGGGCCGCTGCAGAACGGTCACGCAAACATACGATCGCCTGGCTGGACGGCCTAATCGAGACAGAGGACGTGGATGCCGACATCCTCATCGTCTCCTCGGGCACTGCCGTCTCTCAGGGACGGGAAGCCATCCGCCTCCTGGCGGACGAAGGCATTCGCGTCGGATTGGTCAAGATCAAAACCCTGCGCCCCTGGCCGGAAGAAGAACTCATCGAGGCGACCAAGCATGCCTCACATATCATCGTGCCGGAGTTCAACGCCATCGGATGGATGGCCAAAGAAATCAAAGCCACCATCCCCAACAGCAAACGGGTCGTCGCCGGTCCGCGTGTCTGCGGCGGCATGACCTTGCCGCCGGAAGTGATCGTCGAGGAAGTCAAGAAGGCGATCGGCATGCGATCCGGCGTGCTGGCCGGACGTGGAGGATGA
- a CDS encoding thiamine pyrophosphate-dependent enzyme, producing the protein MSLDYVKFSPGFESFMPKEYRDMVEHGPFGKKTTVSQMGSFKEILEEHPMCAGCAMTLFIRLAIVAFPNPEDTITVGTAGCGRLAISQAAIPFVYGNYGDQNGVASGLSRGLRVRFGDKPKDVVVMAGDGGTADIGFQQVLHSWFRKERFTTIMLDNEVYGNTGGQESGMTTKGAVLKMAPLGKKFEKMDMVAMAKIAGCAYIATVVPNNPRRVESCIKKAVLIAREVGPTYIQAYTSCNIEYAIPTDQVMADAKTVEDDRYKFAEYVSEDAKAYLAERYGYKEFAQKPVAAITNA; encoded by the coding sequence ATGAGTCTCGATTATGTAAAGTTCAGCCCCGGATTCGAATCCTTCATGCCGAAAGAATATCGGGACATGGTGGAGCACGGGCCCTTCGGAAAAAAGACGACCGTGTCGCAGATGGGGAGCTTCAAAGAAATCCTCGAAGAGCATCCCATGTGCGCCGGCTGCGCGATGACCCTGTTCATCAGGCTCGCCATCGTCGCGTTCCCAAATCCCGAAGACACGATTACCGTTGGGACGGCGGGCTGCGGTCGGCTGGCGATTTCCCAAGCGGCCATTCCGTTCGTGTACGGCAACTATGGAGACCAGAATGGCGTGGCGAGTGGACTGTCACGCGGATTGCGAGTTCGTTTCGGCGACAAGCCCAAGGATGTCGTCGTCATGGCCGGTGACGGCGGAACCGCCGACATCGGATTCCAGCAAGTCCTCCACTCCTGGTTCAGGAAGGAGCGCTTCACGACCATCATGCTGGACAACGAAGTCTACGGGAACACGGGCGGACAAGAAAGCGGCATGACGACGAAAGGCGCCGTGCTCAAGATGGCCCCGCTCGGCAAGAAGTTCGAAAAAATGGACATGGTTGCCATGGCGAAAATCGCCGGCTGTGCCTACATCGCCACCGTCGTGCCGAATAATCCGCGCCGAGTGGAAAGTTGCATCAAGAAGGCCGTGCTGATCGCTCGCGAGGTCGGTCCGACCTATATCCAAGCCTACACGTCCTGCAATATCGAGTATGCGATCCCGACCGACCAGGTGATGGCCGACGCCAAGACCGTTGAAGACGACCGGTACAAGTTTGCCGAGTATGTGAGCGAGGATGCCAAGGCCTATTTAGCCGAGCGATACGGGTACAAAGAGTTCGCCCAGAAGCCGGTGGCGGCCATCACGAACGCGTGA
- a CDS encoding aldo/keto reductase, with the protein MEYCHLGRSGLKVSRLCLGTMNFGPQTSEQDSFAIMDRALDLGINFFDTANVYGWKLGEGWTEQIVGRWFAQGGGRREKVVLATKVFGRMGEWPNQSRLSARHIKQACEASLRRLQTDWIDLYQMHHVDRETPWDEIWQAMEQLVREGKVIYVGSSNFAGWHLAQAQEAARHRSFLGLVSEQSLYNLNERTIELEVIPACEAYGIGLIPWSPLGRGLLAGVLQPANSGRRADEDLKKEIAKSRTKLEAYEALCAGIGERPADVALAWLLHQKAVTAPIIGPRTMEQLDGAMRALTLTLSQETMKQLDDLFPGPGGAAPEAYAW; encoded by the coding sequence ATGGAATACTGCCATCTCGGTCGCTCAGGGCTTAAAGTCAGTCGACTCTGTCTCGGGACGATGAATTTCGGGCCCCAGACGAGTGAGCAGGACAGCTTCGCCATCATGGATCGAGCGTTAGATCTCGGCATCAACTTTTTTGACACCGCCAACGTATATGGCTGGAAACTCGGCGAAGGCTGGACCGAGCAGATCGTCGGTCGGTGGTTCGCCCAGGGCGGAGGTCGCCGAGAGAAAGTGGTGTTGGCCACAAAAGTATTCGGCCGGATGGGGGAGTGGCCGAACCAGTCTCGCCTTTCCGCCCGCCATATCAAGCAAGCGTGTGAAGCGAGTCTGCGCCGGCTTCAAACCGACTGGATTGATCTGTACCAGATGCACCACGTCGATCGGGAGACACCGTGGGACGAAATCTGGCAGGCGATGGAACAGTTGGTCCGAGAAGGCAAGGTGATCTATGTCGGCAGCAGTAACTTCGCTGGGTGGCATTTGGCTCAGGCGCAGGAAGCGGCGCGTCACCGAAGTTTTCTGGGCTTGGTGTCAGAGCAGAGTTTGTACAACCTCAATGAGCGCACGATTGAGTTGGAAGTCATCCCTGCTTGTGAAGCCTATGGCATCGGTCTGATCCCCTGGAGTCCGCTGGGGCGGGGGCTCTTAGCCGGAGTGCTGCAACCAGCCAATAGCGGGCGCCGCGCGGATGAAGATCTGAAGAAAGAGATCGCGAAGTCGCGTACCAAATTGGAAGCCTATGAAGCACTGTGTGCTGGAATTGGCGAGCGTCCGGCGGATGTCGCCTTGGCATGGCTGCTCCATCAAAAGGCCGTCACAGCACCAATCATTGGGCCACGCACCATGGAGCAACTCGATGGCGCGATGCGGGCGCTGACTCTCACGCTGAGTCAGGAAACCATGAAGCAGCTGGACGACCTGTTCCCTGGTCCGGGTGGGGCCGCACCGGAGGCCTATGCATGGTAA
- a CDS encoding sigma-54-dependent transcriptional regulator, protein MKGLAVLLVDDEPLMRLSMLDALEAVGCDVQAVATGLEGIEAIDKRTFDLVITDLRLPGADGLTVLKTAKEKAAQTEVLMITAHGSVETAVGAMKLGAFDYITKPFQMDELLLIIERIGGIIALRRENQDLKHQLEDKFCFHGILGANSQMRAVLDKIKMVAETDSTVLIIGESGTGKELVANALHQNSLRKGSPLIKVSCAALPETLLEAELFGHEKGAFTGALRQRRGRFEMANRGTLFLDEIGEISPVVQVKLLRVLQERVFERVGSNEPIEVDVRLVCATQKDLRKEVAQGRFREDLFYRLNVVPILVPPLRQRQEDIMVIAQHVLETGSLKLNKQLRRFSQPARELLLRYSYPGNVRELQNLVERAVALSRDQTTVQPNDLCGFQSCPYAGGSTQEACGFCHEGLSSEKRKQAGSLTSLATAREGFEKDYILSVLERVDGSRTTASKILGLSRKALWEKCKRYGIPSAYSEGDDEA, encoded by the coding sequence ATGAAAGGCTTGGCGGTTTTGCTGGTCGATGATGAACCGCTGATGCGCCTGTCGATGCTGGATGCGTTGGAAGCGGTCGGCTGCGACGTGCAGGCCGTGGCGACGGGTTTGGAAGGGATCGAGGCCATCGACAAACGGACCTTTGATCTCGTCATCACCGATCTCCGGTTGCCGGGAGCCGATGGGCTGACGGTACTCAAGACAGCCAAAGAGAAGGCCGCTCAAACGGAAGTGCTCATGATTACCGCTCATGGGTCCGTGGAAACGGCCGTCGGCGCCATGAAGTTGGGAGCCTTTGATTACATCACGAAACCGTTTCAGATGGATGAATTGCTGCTCATCATCGAGCGGATCGGCGGGATCATCGCCTTACGGCGAGAAAATCAAGACCTCAAACATCAGCTCGAAGACAAGTTTTGCTTCCACGGTATCTTGGGGGCCAACAGCCAGATGCGGGCGGTTTTGGACAAGATCAAGATGGTGGCAGAAACCGATTCCACGGTCCTCATTATCGGAGAAAGCGGCACAGGGAAAGAACTGGTGGCCAATGCCCTCCATCAGAACAGCCTGCGCAAGGGATCGCCATTGATTAAGGTCAGCTGCGCGGCCTTGCCCGAGACGCTGTTGGAGGCGGAGCTCTTTGGGCATGAGAAAGGCGCATTTACCGGCGCCTTACGCCAGCGACGTGGGCGGTTTGAAATGGCCAACCGGGGGACGCTCTTCCTTGATGAAATCGGAGAAATCTCTCCTGTCGTCCAAGTGAAACTCTTGCGTGTGTTGCAAGAACGAGTCTTTGAGCGGGTCGGCAGTAATGAGCCGATTGAGGTCGATGTCCGGCTTGTCTGTGCCACGCAAAAAGATCTGCGCAAGGAAGTCGCGCAGGGCCGGTTTCGGGAAGATCTTTTTTATCGACTCAACGTCGTGCCGATCCTCGTGCCACCGCTTCGTCAACGGCAAGAAGACATCATGGTGATTGCCCAACATGTATTGGAAACCGGTTCGCTGAAACTCAATAAACAGCTGCGGCGATTTTCCCAACCGGCACGAGAGTTGTTGCTGCGGTATTCGTATCCGGGGAACGTCCGAGAGTTGCAGAATCTCGTGGAGCGGGCCGTCGCCTTGAGCCGAGACCAGACGACGGTTCAACCGAACGACCTCTGTGGATTTCAGTCCTGCCCCTATGCTGGAGGAAGTACGCAGGAGGCCTGCGGGTTCTGTCACGAAGGGTTGAGCAGCGAGAAGAGAAAGCAGGCGGGCTCCCTGACCTCGTTGGCCACGGCTCGAGAGGGATTTGAGAAAGACTATATCCTGTCTGTTTTGGAGCGAGTCGACGGGAGCCGCACGACCGCCTCGAAGATTTTGGGGTTGTCCCGAAAGGCTTTGTGGGAAAAGTGTAAGCGCTATGGGATCCCATCGGCGTACAGCGAAGGAGACGATGAGGCCTGA